TGAACACATTTCGATGAACGGAGAAGAAGCTACCTGCATAGACGAAATAAAGTGGGACGAGGACGTAGACACTGAAAGCTTCCATATTCCACTGAAGGAgttgaacaaaaaaaaattgttttttggTTCAAAAGAAATAATCGAAATAATAACTATGTTAAGGTTTTTACTTAATGTtgatgataatataatatttaagaagactttcaaaattataaaaaatgacaaaatggCAAAATTGATTGTTCGTAAGTTAACTAGtactaatattattcaaatgATAACAAAACAACAAATACACaggaagaaagaaaaagatatatccTTATTCTATTGTGTTAAAATGATAACTGATCTATTTGTTCGTTCGAAGAGGAATCAGTTGGACCAAGAGAACATCCTCCTTTTGAGTGTCTTTTCCGagaaggaaataaaaaatattgtcgatttttttttttgcataaattattttatcaaatttgCTTCTGAAATTAACTCTGTGTACAATTTGATCATTGAAATGTTGAAAAAAacgaattttataaaaagaataatgattaaaattgaaaagagaaataataaGCGAAACGCAATAGACAATTATGCTTTTCAGCGGAAAACATCCGAAGAGAGGGAGGTACTGATAGGTGGAAGCTTAGCGACTATTTTTGGAAATAGTGCATCAACAAGTCTACACTCTAATACACAGCATTGCCTGCACGCTAACAAACAGAATTACAATTATGATGCAACCTTATCTAACAACATTTCGAGCACAGGGAAAAAGGCAGAAAAGGAGAATCTTCCATTAAATGGAGAGGGAAAAGCAGATATAGGGAAGAGTGCATCAAAGGAAGAGATGAGTGTTGagacaaaaaaaatgctaaAGGGTGCAACGAAGGAAGAGATATacaatgaaacaaaaaaaaagtcaaatGATGAAGAGCAAGAAGACATATGCAACGTGAACAGTATAAATGaacttaaaataaagaatgaCCTTAGAAATTTATTTGATGTGGGAGATGCAGATATAAACAACAGTGAAAtacaaaacatatttattttattagaaatGACCATACCATATAAACCTAGTCTACTAAAGCAGACATGTTCAGACTGTTTAGGATGTTTTTTAAacgattttaaaaataatattcatgAGAAAATGCTAATAGAAAAGGTTACCGTAACTACTGTTCACAAATCGAAAGGACTGGAATGGAAAGTTGTCTTTATCATAAACGTCATTGAAGGTGAAATACCTCAACTAGTTGAAAACACACAGGAGATAATAGAGGAGAGGAAAATATTCTATGTAGGCATTACGCGCGCTAAGTATTTGCTCTATTTGCTCTGCTACTTGCAAAACGCGAATAGCTCGGAAAAAAATACTGTATCGAGGTTTATCAGCCAAATGGACATTTGACGGGAAGGTGGAAGTAAGGGAACGGGATAGAGAACAAGCTGGAGAACTTGATATCGCACTAAGGAAACCTCTTTTGAAGCTCCACAAGAGGAGTTCAATCCTTGATTCGCTATACCCAAATCCTTTGCCTAGGAAAAGTATTTAGTGTAAAGAGTATATCCTTACGTTTATTTgtggaataaataaaaaaacctGTTTAATGTAATTGCGGTTACAGGAAGGAGGGGCGCAGATGTGTACGAATATGTACGCATATGTACGTGCATGTTCCCCCTTAAACGTGATATACTTGTGCgcttgtttattttaatatatacacacatgcgTGTGCACATcttaatatgtacatatgtaatgCCTTTTTTTGCGTTGCTGAGCGCGTAAGTTTTACTGCTGCAGATGCTTCTACTTTTATTTCtcgttttttattatttttattttcttcctcttctacGTCCtcttattttccttttttcctttttttttttttttttctcacgCATTTCCCCCCTTCTGAATCTTCTCGTCCTCCTTGTCTTATTAGAAAAGGCATATTATAATCCCCTCCCGGTATTAATTAACCAAATTTTCACCTGCCCAATTTTTTCACTTGTGCTACTTTGGCACTCTTCTCCCTTTTTATGCTCCTCTGTCAagcatttttttaagtatacatatatatattaacgtattttaaatcataatattttgaatactttttttttttttttgatatctTATTAAATGTAGAgttcaacaaaaaaaatgtctTCATATTTTAGAGAATTATTTCCTTCAAAtaggtatattttttatatgtttaactTTTTCCTCTTGAGAGTGATTTATACATTTGCATGGAATTGCCATATGGTCGATGAACAGTCAATTTATTTTCCCCCTTTTTAGCTGTATTTCCCTCCCTTTTTAGCTGTATTTTcctccctttttttttgccctttttttttttttttttttttttgttagaGAGACAAAATATTACTGCACAGCTGTCCATTTAACAGTATCTCCCTTTTCCCTTTTGAACTGCTTTACAGGACTGTAAAATTTAGAACTGATTTCCGTAACACGATATATGACCTCTTCTTGCATAGAAAATGGGAGCTCACTAATCAGTAGGACGAAACATACTAAGATAATGTATGGAGATACTAATGCGATTATATTACGGAAATATGCCTACAACTTTCACGatatttttcccttttcctTGCTGCGTCTTGCGTACATTCTGATCTCGTGTCGTTGTTTGTTCCGTCCGCAttaacacatacatacatacatatatagaagCAGATATATAAACGTGTagatgtacatatatatgtacatgtatacacacacgtacatgcatatatttgcTTACGTATAAATGTGAAGCTCGAAAAATGACTACACATTTATTCATGTAAAAAGATGTACACattaaattgtttttaattttttcctgttGAAGTGAAACAGAGTGGAATTTGTGCTGGTCCGAAAAGGACTGGATAAACGAAGTGTACGATACCATAACTCTCAAAAATAATCAGTACGTTAATCACTTTAGGAATTATTAtgaagtaattttttttttttttttcttttatttctcatTTTCTTTGTTTCTAGCAATACAAGAAACAGCCAATATGTACCCTGCTCTGACTATTCGGACTACTCTGACTACTCTGACTACTCGGACTACTCTGACTACTCTGACTACTCGGACTACTCTGACTACTATGACTACTCGGACTACTCTGACTACTCGGACTGCTCTGACTACTCGGACTACTCTGACTACTGACTACTCTGACTACTCTGACTACTCTGACTACTCGGACTACTCTGACTACTCGGACTGCTCTGACTACTCGGACTACTCTGACTACTATGACTACTCTGACTACTCTGACTACTCTGACTACTCTGACTACTCTGACTGATCTTTTACGTTTTTTACATCGCTTTGCTTTTCCCTTTAACTAGAAAATAATCTTGACCACCTAGCTGATTACCCTTCATCATTTttgtatgaaaaataaagaaatttttttttttttttttgacccTTTTTCTTCCCCTCCTCCCCGCCATAGCTCACTCGCAAAGACTTGCTGgctaaaaatattaaaagacttaaaaagcaaaatgaaaaaacaaagaacgatgaagaaataaaaaatttagatatAACACCCCTCACATTTGTTTTGCCATTAGagtacaaaatatttttcgaggaatataaaaaaaagagtaatcGCATATGGATCATGAAACCGATAGGGAAATCACAGGGAAAGGGAATATTCCTGTTTGACAAAATTGCGCAAATTAAGGAATGGAGTAGTAGCAAGTGCAAACAGGTGGaagagaaggaaaaaaatagggATAGAGCTAAAGATAGGGGTAAGGACAAAAGTAAGGAACGAGCTGTGAATAGATCTGTGGACCTCGACACAGAACGGGAAACAGAAGCGGAAggggaaaaggaaaaagagaaGAGAGAACAATACATTGTCCAAGAGTACATTTCTAATCCTTTACTAATCGGTGGGAAAAAATTTGATATACGACTGTACGTGTTAATTTTGTCATATTCGCCTTTaactatatatttgtatagaAGTGGTTTCGCTCGATTTTCccatacatattttaaaaatgaaaaaaataatataaatgatataactATGCACTTAACTAATGTGtctatacaaaaaaatgcaCAAGGATATGATGACAATGTAGGTGGTAAATGGTTTGTACGagaattgtttttatatatgataagtCGCTACggatataatgatataatgatgttaattaaaaatattgaaaattgcATTATACAATCCTTTTTAGctgttcataaaattataattaatgatAAGCATTGTTTTGAATTATACGGATTTGACATTCTCATCGATAATAACTTAAAACCTTGGCTGATTGAAGTTAATTCCTCTCCTTCGTTCTCATCCAACACGAACGAAGACTACAccttaaaatttaatatgttaGACGAATTAATgactttaataaatatagaaaaatatactattCCACATACAGACCGAGTCGGAGATTTCGACTGCATTTATAGAAATGGGGAAAGGGTTCATAGCATAGATCCCTACAATTTCTATTCCCATTTGGGTAACACCTAATTAGCAGCATTTTGAAATTAATCTCTGAGTATGCACAGAAAATAGCCGCTTGATCGGTAAACACGGTCACTTGGCTTCccgtttgtttgtttgtatGTCTATTTTCCAATTTgcaaaattatttgtatatatgtccatttgtttatttgccaaattatatgcttatttttatttttatttttatttttatttttttttttatttttatttttatttttcttttcttttcttttttttttttttccttcatttttCTTAGGGGCTTATTTATCAGGTactgaaaatttaaaacgaATGGCAAAAAATGTCAAGCTGCAGTTAAAAATGAGCATAAATTCGACGAATTGTTAGGAGAATACAGCAGTTGTAGCAGTAACCCAGCTGTAAATACGCCTGTACAAATGTgtgcacatgtacatatacacgtatatgtCTATATGTGTGCGTGGAATGATAAAACGATTAAGTGCATAAGGATTAACTTCGTACGAGCTATATATCCATCTATctaatctttttttaaattatatttgcaTAATCTTTTTTCCACATTCGTGTGGTATTCCTGTGATAACtttttgaaattattattttccgcTAAGTCCTTTGCAAATAATAAAGTTTTTTCCTTAAATGCGCGCACCTAAAGGAGGATACAACGATCagaatatacgtatatacatatacatatatatatatatatatatatacgtacatatgtgcaCACATGTATACATCATGTATGTGCTTGTAAACGCATACACTTAAGTAAGGCACACACAAGAAGGCGGAAAGACAACACACAATTTTGTAACATGCACAGCATATGGGAATTCACATAGGAAGTCATAGAGATGTGTATgcgtgtgtgtatatgtgtttgTATGCGTGTGGGTATGCGTGTGTGTAAAGCTGGGTGGTACACATTTCTGCATTCATAAATGTTAGCCCCCCCACCCCCACTTGATATACTACATATTATGTATGGTAAATTTAACAAGTTGAATGttctataatattttgtgtaaaaaatgttttactTCTTTCAATTGTTTTTCTACTTTTTACATTCTTCACAtgtatactattttttctttacctTTTTCGATATGTCCCTCCTTAAGGTATACGGAATGATACTAGTGCACGTCTGTTCGGATAACGATTTTTCTATGTTTTTGATGAACATGGAATTATTCTTTGATTTGTTTATATCAAATAATGCAAATGTAATAAAAGAACAAGGTAGAACTAAACCTCCAATAACTAAAACTTTAAATGCTCTTTGCCTACTATTCAGGGAGTCCGGTCTCGTTATCTGATAGTGTATATCATTATACttataaaacaataatttatttatgcattttatattcttGTATGCCCATAATCCTGTTAGAAAAATCGAAAGATGATATATCTTCGGTTCATATATAAGCCTTACAgatgaataaaaatgttttaccAAGTTCACAAATGGGGATATGCTCTTGTACAAATATGtgttctcttttttctttctttccaACAAGGACGATGAAGAGGATGATGCAGAGGATAGTGCAGAGGATAGTGTAGAGGATGACGTAGATAATGACGACTGAGCAGACGGGTTGTCTTCAAAATATTCATCTATTCTGTTAACTGTACAAAActttcttttatattcttcttcAACGTTTTTGTTAAACTCGtcgaatttaattttttcatttaaaaggAAGCTTTCTCTCTCCATCATGTTTTTAGTTtcgtataataaaaaaaaaaattgagttCACTAATGTGTTTGGATTATCGGTATTTCCCTCACATAAATGTAGGCAAGCACGCCtatacaaacaaaaaaaaaaaaatatatatatatatatatacatatatatacgtacttTCCTACACTCAAACACAAATACATTCGTGTACGTATCTATGAGACATGTATCAAACACGCAAAAGTATCACATCTAAAAGGATTAATAGCttgctaaaaaaaaataaaaaataaaaacttgtAAGTTCTTCGATATGTGCATTTTTAGTAGTGTACTACAACTGAATTTGACaagcaattttattttctgcaGGAGTagttaaaatttattcattttatcttaaattaatttgcactatttaaaaaaataaaaaaaaataaaaaaaaaaaaaaatcaacaTGAAGGAGCACCTGAGTTGTACACATTCCATAAGTGCTACGTCCCTGAATGGATACAGTGAGATAGAGCAAGTTCATCGAATATgtgcgtacatacatatatacatttacaagtatatatgtttgcTCACTCATTTACTTACCACTGTTCAtttctatttcatttttaggTAGACCTTAAAACCAATAATATACTACGATTTGAAcatgaagaagaaaaaaaaaaaaaaaaaaaaaaaaaaaaaaaaaaaaaaaaaaaaaggaaaaaaaaaggaaaaaaaaaaaggaaaaaggaaaaactaCAATATCACTACCAAACCGGCAAAAcgtattacattattatgcttatttaaaaaaaaaaaaaaaaaaaaaatctaaaaaattgtaccctttttatttttattttctttcttttgctttttttttttttattcctctctctcctttttcttttatcttttcatttaccggaaaaattaatttcattGATTATAAAGATTTGTAAAACTACTACTTTTGCAAAAGCCCTTTTGAATCATTTTAGATTTATAAGAATACAAATTACACAAAAATGAGTTATACAAGTATTATTGTGACAGTGTATACCGATATATAAGGCACACAGttgaaaaatgcaaaataagaaataaaagaacaaaagtataaaaaaaataaaaaaaacaataaaaaaattaataaaaaaattaataaaaaaagcaataaGAGAAGCAATAAGAGAAGCAGTAAGAGAAGCAGTAAGAGAAGCAGTAAGAGAAGCAATAAGAGAAGCAGTAAGAGAAgcaataaaagaattattaaaaaaagcattaaacgtattgaaaaaaaataaagataactcagggaaaatgtaataatgaaaataggaaaataataacacaaaagtaaaacacacatacatatattatgtatatgtatatatacgtacgaatgtacatatgtgaAAATGGTACATATAATCTAATACATTAAGAACTCCTTTTTATGATTTTAGTTAAAGACATTTTATGGTTCTAACAGTTATgtgataaattaatatttatatttttagtacatttttactatatttttcttaattttatgttaatactaataaaatttatttatgtatacaccttattttcctttttttttttttttttttccttaactgttcaggaaaaaataagtagtaatatgcatatatctAAAGTGCCACTTCGCCTATGTTACATgttcttcttcttttatttttttttcactgaTTAATATACACCTTGCAACAAGTTAACATGTGCAACGACTTCCTTTGCAGGTTAACCTTTTGACGTATAATCGTCTACATGCCGCATActattgtacatatatatatatatatatatacatatatatatgtatgtatgtatgtatgtatgtatgtatgtatgtatgtatgcgcATCCGtgtgtgtatttatatatgtaggtGCGCAGATGAGTATGATACTATGTAAATATGCATTCATGTATTCATGTAAGTAGGCATgcgtgtatgtgtgtattatGAACAAAGTACACATTTGTTTTATGAGTTATCTCCGCATTATTAACCTTGTTATACTactgtatatatgcattttttttttttttttccccttttttcatatcattgcaacattattttccttttttatttgcatgttcatgtatttatgctttttttatttacatgttAGTATATTTTTGCGTTATTCATTCTTTATTcgtttttaaaacattttagcAATTTAGcatttcttcattttgaatatacactccattttgtattttaaaaaaaggaagcagaagagaaagaagaagaaagaaaaaaaaaaaaaaaaaaaaaaaaaaaatgaatgaaaataGGTCTAGAGATTACgattatttgtataaaataattttaataggTGACAGCGGAGTAGGTAAGTCATGCATATTATTACGATTTTCGGATGACCATTTTACGGAAAGTTATATAACAACAATAGGTGTAGACTTTCGATTTAGAACAATTAAAGTAgatgaaaaaattgtaaaattacaaatatggGATACGGCTGGACAAGAAAGATTTAGAACAATAACATCAGCATATTATAGAGGTGCTGATGggataattataatatatgatacaACAGACAGAAATtcctttttacatattaatgaatggatgaatgaaataaataagtacACGAATGAAGATACTTGTAAATTACTAGTAGGTAATAAAGCGGACTGTAAGGACGAAATTGAAATAACAACAACAGAAGGAGAAAACAAAGCAAAAGAACTGAACATTCCATTTGTAGAGACATCCGCAAAGGATGCTACTAATGTTGAGTTAGCATTTACTATGATAACAcaagaattaattaaaaagaaaaaaaaaaaaaatataaatacgaTAAATAACAATCAAGCCAAGGTAAAGTTGTCCATGGAAGACAGAACGCAAGGCCCCTATTGCTCCTGCTAAATTCACTGTGCATGTGACTGTTCATATGGCTGTTCATATGTTTCTTTGCACACATACCACTATttcatatatctttttttaattacccTTTTTAATACACCCATTTTATGCTTTCTTCGtacctattttttttttttttttttttttttttttttttttttttcttcattcttTGCAAAAATATCACAATTGTAATTGACACGTTTAATAGCGTAATGTTTATCTGTGTGCTAGATTAACGTTTAACTGCCTTCctatatatgtgcatttttttttttttttataatttttatatgctcCTAAGATTTAGTTATTTTTCACCTTATCTTTATTAATTCCACCATGACCTTCCATTTACGTAGCTTATACATGATAGCATAGTTATATATAGcaaattttacttattaatatttttgcatttcTGCGTTTATTTCATTGGTTTATTCTCTTCTTTTCCGTTACAGGATTATACTTacaggtatatatatgcacgcGCATGTGCTTACACCTATGCTGATATATGTAGTGCATAttcatgtttatatatgcttcccttttatttatgtatgttctCGTCAACATGCATTTTACTTTTGTTTATGCGCAAATATCAATACCTTTTCTTTAAATGTACacaataagaaaataaaacgaaaggTTACTCCTTGTTATTGCATAGGTTTATCTGTGCATGTACGTATACTTGTACGTGTATATCAATACGTGTATGTATGCCTGTACGTGTATATCAatacgtgtatgtatgtCTGTACATGTATATCAATACGTGTATGTATGCCTGTACATGTATATCAATACGTGTATGTATGCCTGTATATGTGTGCCAATGCGTTTGTAACTATGTGTGTATGCCAGTACGTGTATACCTATACGCGTATGTATGgctgtacatgtacatatactttttcattttttttttttttttttttttttttgttaatatagaagaaaaaatacacCTTCtgaacattaaaaaaaaacaaactagcgtttttctatttttattaatttgttaaatattttacaattatgAAATATGTTCTACTGAGGAATGGAAAAGCGAGGGTGATGCGGAATCGTGTGTAAATTTCAGCCCATCACTCATGCACAtcagtacatatatataaatgtgagGAGACGTActcatgtgtatatgtatgcatgtacatatttatgctCATGCAACTTGTGCTTAATCGTTTTAAAATGCAAgagaaaaacattttttccAAAAGACAGTCCTTCTTTTcgaaaaacataaaatggCTAGCTGTTGTAAGgtattgtaataaaaatgaggaaacgaaaattacaaaaacaaGTTGAAACTACAattgaaattataattaacagaacaaatgaatatatagcTAATAAGAAATTTGAAACTGTAGTTAGCAGCAAAACAATAGAAACGTTAACGACGAAACAGTGCAAACTTGCTGGCGACGAGGATAAGCCTGCTATCGATTCTCACTGcaaatattgtaattatgTGAAGTAATGTAAAATTAGTATGGAAGAATAATTTCActacttcttctttttcattaatgATTAGTTATATTGTAAAAACTTCCTTCATGGAATGTGTTCTTTATGCTACATAAAGCAAGGACAGACTTGGGtggttataaaaaaaaaaaaaaaaaaaatataataaaataaaatatacctGCAcgtgtgcatacatacatgcgtgtatatgtacatatatttcttcacttttttttttttttttttttttttctttcacgGTCAGGtgaaatgatgaaaaaatatggaagGCGTGCATTGAGGTTAACTTTACGTGAAGTTATGAACTTGCAATAGCTACACAAAactatatatgtgtgtataataGTATTCGTTTGGTAAACATGATGGTATAACAACAAGGAACGAAAAACTCACTCGGCATTGCTCAACGTGCACATGCAGGAGAGAAATCTCGCAGTGaaattatgtacatgtaGTTAAGTACACATAGTTATGGAAGTATAATTGTGTAAGCGAAATTGCGCACGTGTACATATTCGTGTGTGGGctctttgaaaaaaaataaaaattaaaaggggAAACACTCCAATAAGGAATCAAATATCCACGGGCATTTCATACGACCTAATTTTATAACACACGGACCTACTCCAGGTTGAACGTAATTTCATAATTTGTGCTGTTCGCATAACACTTGCACAAGAagctattattatatgcatCCTTTTTTGATTTATAGTTTTCTAAGAATTGGGAGGTCATAATTAAAGTTGACTCCTCATAAGTATCAATTATTCCAGGTTTGTATAAATACGTTTTAGGATACACAGTTAGTAATCCTTGGTAgtctttaaaaaaatcgcgtataaattttttttttttattttcatagatttcattaaaacaagtatttttattttttttatgaacaggACATATAAGTCCTAGTATAATTTCTGAATTAGTATTTGTATTaacatttacaaatattttattttcattaatttttattttatcacaATTATCTTGAGTATTATTTCCATAAGAGCAAATTTTTTGTCGATTTGAAAAGTCTACACCGATTACATTTGTTTGTTTCCCTCCTTcatgtattataatatttttgttttgtattttattggATGtcgtatttataaaaaataattgagtttttattttgtttttaatatatggaGGTAGTTTAAAGATATAATTGTTATCATTTACCTTGATGTACTTTGTGTTATCCGGAAAATTAGTATTCGTCATAATATCttcatattttgtattaggtggtaatttataataaatcaaattattattatacaaattgattgtatcatttttattattattatctgtgttatctaatatataattatttttaaaatttatgtacaaGGTCAAGTAAAAACCTTCTCCTAAATAACATTCTAATGTTATAtctttcataaaataattttcgatatctttttttatataaaagctatataatttaatatatttatattctcgtgttagtaatattttatgtactaTACTAACAGGTTCTAATGAATCATCATATCTAAATAAAAAGCATTTCCTTACATCGCTTCTTATTCTACT
The window above is part of the Plasmodium malariae genome assembly, chromosome: 10 genome. Proteins encoded here:
- the PmUG01_10030600 gene encoding tubulin--tyrosine ligase, putative — its product is MSSYFRELFPSNRTVKFRTDFRNTIYDLFLHRKWELTNHETEWNLCWSEKDWINEVYDTITLKNNQYVNHFRNYYELTRKDLLAKNIKRLKKQNEKTKNDEEIKNLDITPLTFVLPLEYKIFFEEYKKKSNRIWIMKPIGKSQGKGIFLFDKIAQIKEWSSSKCKQVEEKEKNRDRAKDRGKDKSKERAVNRSVDLDTERETEAEGEKEKEKREQYIVQEYISNPLLIGGKKFDIRLYVLILSYSPLTIYLYRSGFARFSHTYFKNEKNNINDITMHLTNVSIQKNAQGYDDNVGGKWFVRELFLYMISRYGYNDIMMLIKNIENCIIQSFLAVHKIIINDKHCFELYGFDILIDNNLKPWLIEVNSSPSFSSNTNEDYTLKFNMLDELMTLINIEKYTIPHTDRVGDFDCIYRNGERVHSIDPYNFYSHLGAYLSGTENLKRMAKNVKLQLKMSINSTNC
- the PmUG01_10030700 gene encoding conserved Plasmodium protein, unknown function; translated protein: MMERESFLLNEKIKFDEFNKNVEEEYKRKFCTVNRIDEYFEDNPSAQSSLSTSSSTLSSALSSASSSSSSLLERKKKENTYLYKSISPFVNLVKHFYSSVRLIYEPKIYHLSIFLTGLWAYKNIKCINKLLFYKYNDIHYQITRPDSLNSRQRAFKVLVIGGLVLPCSFITFALFDINKSKNNSMFIKNIEKSLSEQTCTSIIPYTLRRDISKKVRAFKEKTLLFAKDLAENNNFKKLSQEYHTNVEKRLCKYNLKKD
- the RAB1a gene encoding ras-related protein Rab-1A, putative, yielding MNENRSRDYDYLYKIILIGDSGVGKSCILLRFSDDHFTESYITTIGVDFRFRTIKVDEKIVKLQIWDTAGQERFRTITSAYYRGADGIIIIYDTTDRNSFLHINEWMNEINKYTNEDTCKLLVGNKADCKDEIEITTTEGENKAKELNIPFVETSAKDATNVELAFTMITQELIKKKKKKNINTINNNQAKVKLSMEDRTQGPYCSC